A section of the Clostridium sp. TW13 genome encodes:
- a CDS encoding MBL fold metallo-hydrolase, whose product MKRLRFLGIGSGYHSIEANTSAYIKENKTLLLIDCGETVFKKILEKNLMDGVKEVHILITHMHSDHVGSLGGFIGFCYWKYKITTNVYFKEREKIKVFLGLLGLNENESFLVLNPDAKRIESLDLEVNSKLTKHVESINTYSYILSFDKANSIFYSGDTYETNIDIITFLNNGNLVYHDTCLDDAEENVHTSLRKLCKLVPKEYRSQVYCIHIDGDNFIEEANRQGFKVATID is encoded by the coding sequence ATGAAAAGGTTGAGGTTTTTAGGCATAGGTTCAGGATATCATTCTATAGAAGCGAATACATCAGCATACATTAAAGAAAATAAAACGTTATTATTAATTGATTGTGGAGAAACTGTATTTAAGAAAATTTTAGAGAAAAACTTAATGGATGGAGTTAAAGAAGTTCATATATTAATAACGCATATGCATTCAGACCATGTAGGTTCCTTGGGTGGGTTTATTGGATTTTGCTATTGGAAGTATAAAATAACAACAAATGTGTATTTTAAAGAAAGAGAAAAGATAAAAGTATTTTTAGGATTACTTGGATTAAATGAAAACGAGAGCTTTTTAGTGTTGAATCCAGATGCTAAGAGAATTGAATCATTGGATTTAGAAGTAAACTCAAAATTAACTAAGCATGTAGAATCAATTAATACTTATTCGTATATTTTAAGCTTTGATAAGGCAAATAGTATTTTTTATAGCGGAGATACTTATGAAACTAATATTGATATAATAACTTTTTTAAATAATGGTAATTTAGTGTATCACGATACATGTCTTGATGATGCAGAAGAGAATGTGCACACATCTTTAAGAAAGTTATGTAAATTAGTACCTAAAGAATATAGAAGCCAGGTTTATTGTATTCATATTGATGGAGATAACTTCATTGAAGAAGCAAATCGACAAGGTTTCAAGGTAGCTACTATAGATTAA
- a CDS encoding HD domain-containing protein, which yields MENHIEKIQKYLHNGRTEDMDNRIEGLRKYIDEILINMNDTQERRCGYLHLYGVSQACAMIALKRNQDVELATIAGMLHDLYSYKAMNTENHTEHSAVLARQILEELSLTTDNETDLICSAIRNHSSKATTHSAFDEVLKDADVLQHCLYNPLFPVMEHEKCRFQNLLTEFGISPTL from the coding sequence ATGGAAAACCATATTGAAAAAATTCAAAAGTATTTACATAATGGGCGTACTGAAGATATGGATAATCGCATTGAAGGACTTCGAAAGTATATTGATGAAATTCTAATAAATATGAACGACACTCAAGAAAGAAGGTGTGGTTACCTCCATCTTTATGGAGTTTCGCAGGCATGTGCAATGATTGCTCTAAAAAGAAATCAAGATGTTGAATTGGCGACCATTGCTGGTATGTTACATGATTTATACTCTTATAAAGCTATGAATACTGAAAATCATACTGAGCACAGTGCAGTTTTGGCACGTCAAATTCTTGAGGAGTTGTCATTGACAACTGATAATGAAACAGATTTAATATGTTCAGCTATTCGCAACCACAGTTCAAAAGCGACTACTCATTCTGCATTTGATGAAGTATTAAAAGATGCAGATGTTTTACAACATTGTTTATATAATCCGCTTTTTCCTGTGATGGAACATGAAAAATGTAGGTTTCAGAATTTACTAACTGAATTTGGTATTTCACCAACATTATAA
- a CDS encoding DUF7674 family protein, which yields MRNCLGHVFFGDAINLPLTQLLKENEDIETIRRYIDFIEYMYKTGDEAVQNIVVVTILEYLGDDKDVLANAFNFFSDDIRKKSIEVERFLGRYWRNL from the coding sequence GTGAGGAACTGTTTAGGTCATGTTTTCTTTGGAGATGCTATAAATCTGCCTTTAACTCAATTGTTAAAGGAAAATGAAGATATTGAAACTATACGGAGATATATTGATTTTATTGAGTATATGTATAAGACAGGTGATGAAGCTGTACAGAATATAGTCGTTGTAACCATACTGGAATACTTAGGTGATGATAAAGATGTGTTAGCAAATGCGTTTAATTTTTTCAGTGATGATATAAGAAAAAAGTCTATTGAAGTTGAAAGGTTTTTAGGAAGATATTGGCGTAATCTTTAG
- a CDS encoding DUF262 domain-containing protein: protein MSSVPNMDLTDFNEWKCEVRKNVYQFGQLCNLIQDGYERKHGGIVLNPDYQREYKFGKEKESSIIESLLLNIPIPVIYLSKDTEKEKVLLNVIDGAHRLMAMYRYKNNKFALTKLSKLTKLNGMTFDQLPANVRNRLEMDSQINVESIDVSNNEELEYEVFMRFNQATNPLTKQELNEVVYRSSFSFWAKDVLMKNLINKPKFNKMFKCNDKKIKDKTTNYELYACLGYSYCGLVEGKNDTPYYVERFMREMKKLSTDKLKLKKIEIEDYLNNFLKFYDKISIIEGIDSIFSKEFITKITPKGNHNFLISFLIPLTLSYDYLALKGFFSNGELAEADYHVAYKAIVRGMNAAEFSDFGGVSSTSYRFQKKCIDYIKESIDQMMAKR, encoded by the coding sequence ATGTCATCAGTGCCTAATATGGACTTAACGGATTTTAATGAATGGAAATGTGAAGTCAGAAAAAATGTTTATCAGTTTGGACAATTGTGCAATTTAATTCAAGATGGTTACGAAAGAAAGCATGGAGGAATAGTTTTAAATCCAGATTATCAACGTGAATATAAATTTGGTAAGGAAAAAGAATCAAGCATAATAGAATCTTTACTACTCAATATTCCTATACCTGTTATATATCTTTCAAAGGATACAGAGAAGGAAAAGGTACTACTAAATGTTATTGATGGAGCTCATAGGTTAATGGCAATGTATAGGTATAAAAATAATAAATTTGCATTAACAAAATTAAGTAAACTTACAAAACTTAATGGAATGACATTTGATCAGCTTCCTGCAAATGTTAGGAATCGCTTAGAAATGGATAGCCAAATTAATGTTGAATCTATAGATGTTTCTAATAATGAAGAGCTAGAATATGAAGTATTTATGAGATTTAACCAAGCCACAAATCCATTAACAAAACAGGAATTAAACGAAGTAGTATATCGTTCTTCTTTTTCATTTTGGGCAAAAGATGTATTAATGAAAAACTTAATCAACAAACCTAAGTTCAATAAAATGTTTAAGTGTAATGATAAAAAGATAAAAGATAAGACTACAAATTATGAGTTATATGCATGTCTTGGTTATTCATATTGTGGTTTAGTTGAAGGTAAGAATGATACTCCTTACTATGTAGAAAGATTTATGAGGGAAATGAAAAAGCTATCTACTGATAAATTGAAACTGAAGAAAATAGAAATTGAAGATTACTTAAATAATTTTTTAAAGTTCTATGATAAGATCTCAATTATTGAGGGCATAGATAGTATATTCAGCAAAGAATTCATCACAAAAATAACACCAAAAGGAAATCATAACTTTCTTATAAGCTTTCTTATTCCTTTAACATTATCATATGATTATCTTGCACTGAAAGGATTCTTTTCCAATGGTGAATTAGCAGAAGCAGATTACCATGTAGCATATAAAGCCATTGTAAGAGGAATGAATGCAGCAGAATTCTCTGACTTTGGAGGAGTATCCTCTACAAGCTACCGTTTTCAAAAGAAATGCATCGATTATATTAAAGAATCTATTGATCAAATGATGGCAAAACGTTAG
- the miaB gene encoding tRNA (N6-isopentenyl adenosine(37)-C2)-methylthiotransferase MiaB has translation MQDNNLKIDDKKTFHISTYGCQMNEEDSEKLSGMLKRIGYTETEDKEKASIIIFNTCCVRENAENKVYGNLGELKRLKKENKDLVIAICGCMMQQKGMADTILEKFPYVDIIFGTHNSYKFPEYLNRVKQDGVQVKEIVNKEDQIVEGIPIDRKSDTKAFVTVMYGCNNFCTYCVVPYVRGRERSRKPEDIENEIKELVAQGYKEITLLGQNVNSYGKGLEPEISFADLLRRVNEIPGLDRVRFMTSHPKDLTDDVIYAIRDCNKLCEQIHLPVQSGSTRVLEEMNRHYTRDYYLDLVKKIKKEIPNVSLTTDIIIGFPGETEEDFQDTLSLVKEVEYDSAFTFIYSRRKYTPADRMENQIAEDVKHDRFNRLLEAVNEIVAKKNKTFEGKTVEVLVEGTSKNDETKLSGRTREGKLVNFEGKADSIGKLVNVKITKAHSFSLNGEEV, from the coding sequence ATGCAAGATAATAATTTAAAAATTGATGATAAAAAAACTTTCCATATCAGTACTTATGGCTGTCAAATGAATGAAGAAGATTCTGAAAAGCTATCTGGTATGCTTAAGAGAATTGGTTATACAGAAACAGAAGATAAAGAAAAGGCTTCTATTATTATATTTAATACTTGCTGCGTAAGAGAAAATGCTGAAAACAAGGTATACGGTAACTTAGGTGAATTAAAAAGACTTAAGAAAGAAAACAAAGATCTTGTTATAGCTATCTGTGGTTGCATGATGCAACAAAAGGGTATGGCTGATACTATACTTGAAAAGTTCCCTTATGTAGATATAATCTTCGGAACACACAACTCATATAAGTTCCCTGAATACTTAAACAGAGTTAAACAAGATGGTGTTCAAGTTAAGGAAATAGTAAATAAGGAAGATCAAATTGTTGAGGGAATTCCTATAGACAGAAAGAGTGATACAAAAGCCTTTGTTACTGTAATGTATGGCTGCAACAATTTCTGTACATATTGTGTTGTACCTTATGTTAGAGGTAGAGAGAGAAGCAGAAAGCCTGAAGATATTGAAAATGAAATTAAGGAATTAGTTGCTCAAGGATATAAGGAAATCACTTTACTTGGTCAAAATGTTAACTCTTATGGTAAGGGCTTAGAGCCAGAGATTTCTTTTGCTGATCTTCTAAGAAGAGTTAATGAAATCCCTGGTCTTGATAGAGTAAGATTCATGACTTCACATCCAAAGGATTTAACTGATGATGTTATTTACGCAATAAGAGATTGTAATAAGTTATGTGAGCAAATTCACCTTCCAGTACAAAGTGGTTCTACAAGAGTACTAGAGGAAATGAACAGACACTACACAAGAGATTACTACTTAGATCTAGTTAAGAAGATCAAAAAGGAAATACCAAATGTATCTTTAACTACAGATATTATCATTGGTTTCCCTGGAGAAACAGAGGAAGATTTCCAAGATACTTTATCCTTAGTTAAGGAAGTAGAATATGATTCTGCATTTACTTTTATATATTCAAGAAGAAAGTATACTCCTGCTGACAGGATGGAGAATCAAATTGCTGAAGACGTTAAGCATGATAGATTCAACAGATTACTTGAAGCTGTTAACGAAATTGTTGCTAAAAAGAACAAGACTTTTGAAGGCAAAACAGTGGAAGTTTTAGTTGAAGGAACTAGCAAGAATGATGAAACTAAACTTTCAGGAAGAACAAGAGAAGGAAAACTTGTTAATTTTGAAGGCAAGGCTGATAGTATAGGTAAACTTGTTAATGTTAAAATTACAAAAGCACATTCTTTTTCATTAAATGGAGAGGAAGTTTAA
- a CDS encoding SUKH-3 domain-containing protein encodes MENIEEVTKREQMTLLLKKAGWYPNRKINISNFERQCIENGIELFDSAQKFLEQFTGLDKTVYFKSYHPVKEIGLSLHDYSFYFISSPTEEIDFVDDYKAILDFANEDCFYLGESGYHYPAVVAIGRSGKLYFKHDYSEDVWVFNDLIESMERELGHHNIETSSLYK; translated from the coding sequence ATGGAGAATATTGAAGAAGTAACAAAAAGAGAACAAATGACTTTATTGCTTAAAAAAGCAGGTTGGTATCCGAACAGAAAAATTAATATTTCTAATTTTGAACGACAATGTATAGAAAATGGAATAGAACTATTTGATAGTGCTCAAAAATTTCTTGAACAATTTACTGGATTAGATAAAACGGTTTACTTTAAATCTTATCATCCAGTTAAAGAAATCGGATTGTCTTTGCACGACTATTCTTTTTATTTCATATCAAGCCCTACAGAGGAAATAGATTTTGTAGATGATTATAAAGCCATTTTAGATTTTGCAAATGAAGATTGTTTTTATTTAGGTGAAAGTGGGTATCATTATCCTGCTGTTGTAGCAATAGGACGTTCTGGCAAACTGTATTTTAAACATGACTATTCGGAAGATGTTTGGGTATTTAATGATTTAATTGAAAGTATGGAGAGGGAATTAGGTCATCATAATATTGAAACTTCATCGTTATATAAATAG